TCGACGACGAACCCGACCCGCCGACGGTGGTCCTCAACCCCGCCCCGGCGGCGGGCGCGGGGGAACTCGTGGGACACGACGGCGTCGACGTCGTCGTCGTCAACGCGAGCGAGTACGTCCGGCTGGAGGAGCCGTTGTCGACGTTCGCGGGGACGCTCGTCGTCACCCGCGGCTCGGATCTCGTGAGCGTTGGTGGGCCGGAGTCGTTCGAGGTCGCCCCGCCGGCGGCCGACGCCGTAGACACGACGGGCGCGGGCGACGTGTTCACGGGCTATCTCGCCGCGACGCTCGCGCCCGGGAGCGACCTCCGCACGGCGGTCGAGCGCGCGGTGACCGCCGCGGCGCTCTCGACGGAGGTCGCGGGCGTCCACTCGGCGATCCCCGACGCGACGACGGTCGACGCGCGTCGGTGAGCGCGGCGGGACGGGGGAGTCCACCGACGGCGTCGTGGACGCCGGCGACGGCTGGGCGAGGCGGTGCGTCTAAGCCCGTCGGCTCCCAGGCACCGATATGGCAGAAGCCACCAGGGGACAGAAACGGCTGATGATCGGCCTGTTCGTCTTCGCGATCCTCATGACGGTTCTGGGGATTGCGGTGATCTGGGTCCTCTCCGGCGTGTAGCTACGCGTCGTCGGGCGTGAACGTCCGACCCTCCTCGGCGTCGGCCCGCATCCGGCGGAGGGCGGCGGCGGCGTTGCTCGCGTCGTAGCCGAACAGGACGTCGCTCCCGTACGCCGCGGCGACCTCGGTCGCGTGGACGAGGTCGTCGACGTCGACGTTCACCGCGTACAGCTCGATCGAGACGTCGACGTCGGGGTCGGCGAGCCGTGTCTCGAACCCTTTGGCGATCGTCTCCAGCCAGTACGTCGTCCCGTAGTGGGTGTCGTACAGCGGGACGACGAACTCGTCGACGTGCTCCGAGAGGGCGTCGATGTCGAGCCCCGCGCGTTCGTACAGGTGACCGGGGTACGGATCGGGGTACAGCGTGAGATACGTGCGCCCCGGGACCCGGGAGGCGGCGTCGGCCACGAAGTCGGTGATGACCGACGCGCGCCAGTCGAACCAGTCGTCGTGTGAGTTCCGATCGAAGAGCCGCTCACAGCGCTCGCAGTGACAGAACTCCGCGCGCGGGAAGCCGACGTCGTCGAGGCGGACGTCGTCGTTCTCGGCGGCGCAGTCGTCGACGATTTCGAGCAGGCCCTCGCGGTAGCGCTCGTTCGTCGGGCAGACGTACGCCCAGTCGAAGTAGGTCCGGTCGCGGGTCGCCAGCCGGCCCTCGTCGTCGACGGGGACGAGGTCGGGATTCTCGTCGGCCGCAGCGTTGTCGCCGAAACACGAGATCATGTTCACCGCGTTCGGCAACGGCGCGGCCGCTCGTCCCGTGACGTCTTTGACCTCGTAAAACCCGAGGTCGAAGTCGCTCCACTCGACTTCCTCCGCGTTCCGCGTGACGACACCGTACATACGTCCGGAACGGCCCGGCGCGGGGTAACGGTTTGTGTTCGAGTCCGGCCGTTCGGGGCGGTGCTCGGCGGGAGGGAGGCCGTTACTCGGTCGGGACCTCGACGGTGTCTCCACCCGAGGAGACCATGACGTAGACGATTGCGACGAGCGCGACGACGAGGACCAGTTTGGCTTTCCCGGACATGGACGGTAGTTATCCGAGGACGTACAAATCGGTTTCGCCCGTTCGAGGGCGAAACGGGATCAGGAGGCGTCGATGTGGTCGGCGAACGACTCGCGGACGAACGTCCCGCAGTACTCACACCGGAGCTCCTCCCCCAGGACGGCGAACTTCGAGTCGACGGGCTCGTTCGCGTTCGTGATGCAGTTGTGGTTCGGACACGAGAGCACGCCGACGACGCGGTCCGGTCGTTCGACGCGGTTCTTCTCGACCACCTCGTAGCCGCGGACGATGTTGATCGTCGCCTCGGGCGCGATGAGCGAGAGGACGTCGACCTCCGAGGGGCTCAGCTCTCGATCTTCGACCTTCAGGATGTCCTTGCGGCCGAGCCTGCCGGAGGGCACGTTCATCCCGACCGAGACGGACTCGCCGGCGGAGCCGTCGATGCCGAGGATGGCGAGGACGTTCAGCGCCTGCCCCGCGGCGACGTGGTCGATGACGGTGCCGTTGCGGATCTTCGAGACGCGGAGTTCGTGGTCGCTCATGGTGAATCGAGAAGGGTGTCGAGCAGCGCCATGCGCACCGGGACGCCGTTGTGCGACTGTTCGAAGTAGTTCGCGTACGCCGTCTCGTCGACGGCCGGGTCGATCTCGTCGACCCGCGGGAGCGGGTGCATCACCGTCAGCGACTCCTTCGCCTCGGCCAGCGTCGATAGGTCGATCTGGTACTCGCCGGCGACCGCGCGGTACTCGCGCTCGTCGGGGAAGCGCTCGCGCTGGATCCGCGTGACGTACAGCACGTCGAGTTCGGGGAGGATCCCCGCCAACTCCTCGTGTTCGCTGACCTCCGCGCCCGCCTCGCGGAGGTCGTACCGGACGCTCTGGGGGAGTCGCAGGGAGGCCGGCGAGACGAAGTGCTGGCGCACGTCGAAGTTGGTGAGCGCCATCGACAGCGAGTGGACCGTCCGGCCGTACTTCAGGTCGCCCATGACCCCGACGGTGATGTCGTCGAGCCCCGCGTTCTCGCGGATCGTGTAGAGGTCGAGGAGGGTCTGGGAGGGGTGCTGTCCGGCCCCGTCGCCGGCGTTGACGAGCGGGACGTCGACGAACTCCGAGGCCATCTGCGCCGATCCCTCCGAGGGGTGGCGGAGGACGAGCGCGTCGGCGTACCCCTCGATAACCCGCACGGTGTCGGCGAGCGACTCACCCTTCTTCACCGAGGAGGACTCGACCGAACCCATGTCGATCGTCTCCCCGCCGAGGCGCTTCATCGCCGTGTCGAAGCTCATCTTCGTCCGCGTGCTCGGCTCGAAGAAACAGAGCGCGAGCACCGTCCCGGCGTGACGCTCGCGGACCGCCGCCGGATCGGCGTCGATCTCGGCGGCGCGGTCCAACACCGCCTCGACGTCGGCTCGCGACAGTTGCGCGGCGGAGATGAGGTGGTCGTGACGCATCAGTGTACCCCGGACGGGGCAACGTCTTGAATCTCTCGGGAGCGCGTCCGTAGACGATGCACAGCGACGTGTGCAGATTACGACGCCGCGGACGAACGCGACGCGTGACGGGTCAGGGCCAACTGCCCGCCCCGCCGAACGCGTCCGCGACGCGCTGGACCGCGACGACGTACGCCGCGGTCCGGAAGTTCGGCAGATCCCGCGTCTCGTAGGCGTCGACCAACCGGTCGAACGCGCCGACGATGACCCGCTCGAGTTCGTCGTTGACGCGCTCTTCGGTCCAGGCGAACCGCTGGCGGTTCTGGACCCACTCGAAGTACGAGACGGTGACGCCGCCGGCGTTGGCGAGGATGTCCGGGACGACCGTCACGTCCGTCTCGGTGAGGACGTCGTCGGCGTCGGGCGTGACGGGACCGTTCGCTGCCTCGACGACGACGTCGGCCTCGACCCGTTCGGCGAGGTCGGCGTCGATCGCGTTCTCCAGCGCCGCCGGCACCAGGAGATCGACGTCCATCGTGAGGAGGTCCTCGTTCGAGAACTCCTCGGTGGCGTCGGCGTAGCCTGTTACCGCCCCCGTCTCGCGCTTGTGCCCCTTGACCGCGCGGGTGTCCAGCCCCGCGGAGTCGAACACCGCGCCCGAGGAGTCGGAGACGGCGACGACGGTCGCGCCGGCGTCCTCGATGAGTTTGGCGGCCACCGACCCCGCGTTCCCGTACCCCTGGATCGCGACCGTCGCCCCCTCCATCTCCTTGTCGAGGTAGTCGAACGCCTCGCGGGCGGCGAGCATCACCGACCGGCCGGTGGCCTCGACGCGACCCGCGCTCCCGCCGTTGTCGATCGACTTCCCCGTGATGACGCCCGGGGCCGTCGTGTTCTCCAGTTTCTCGTACGTGTCCTTGATCCAGTTCATCTCCTGCTGGCCGGTGTTGACGTCCGGTGCGGGGATGTCCTTGTCCGGCCCGATGAGCGGTCGAAGCTCCGTCGCGAACGCCCGGGTGACGCGTTCTAACTCCGCCTCCGAGTACTTCCGGGGGTCGATCACGATCCCGCCCTTGCCGCCCCCGTACGGGATGTCGACGACGGCGCACTTGTACACCATCCACCCGGATAGCGCCTTCACCTCGTCGCGGCTCACGTTCGGGTGGTAGCGGATGCCGCCCTTGTACGGCCCCCGGTCACCGTTGAACTGCGAGCGGAACCCGCGGAACGATTCGAGAGAGCCGTCGTCCATCTCGACCGAGAGCGTCACCTCGAGGACGCGCTCGGGGGATTTCAGCCGAGTCACCACGTCGCCCGGCACGTCGAGGAAGGCGGCCGCATCGTCGATCTGTTCCTGGAGACTCTCGAACGGGTTCGCCTCGTCAGGCATGGTCGAATCACCAGCGGGAGCGAGAATAAGTGTGCCGGAGTATGTATCATGGGGGTGACCTAGTATCTCTACTAGGACTCCGTGTCCGCCGCCCGAGCGCGTTCGAGAACCCGCTCGGCCTGGGCGACGAGCGGGGCGTCGATCATCTCGCCGTCGACGCTGAAGACGCCGCGACCGGCCGCCTCGGCGTCGTCCCTGGCCGCGAGGACGCGCCGGGCCCACGCGACGCGGTCGGTGTCGGGCGTGAACGACTCGTTGATGATCCCGACCTGCCGGGGGTGGATGGCGAGTTTCCCGTCGTAGCCCAGTCGGACCGTCGTGGCCGTGTCGTCGCGGAGCGCCTCGTCGTCCTCGTAGTCGGTGACGAGGGTGTCGATAGCGTCGACGCCGGCGGCCCGGGCGGCGACGAGCACGCGCTGACGGGCGTACAGCACCTCGGTTCCCTCCTCGGTGCGGGTCGCACCGATCGAGGCGGCGAAGTCCTCCGCCCCGAAGACCAGCGCGTCGACCGCGTCGGCGCTGGCGACGGTCGCGGCGTTCAACACGCCGGTCGCCGTCTCGACGAGCGCGAACAACGGGAGCGATCGGTCGTGGCTCTCGAGCACGTCCACCACGTCGACCACGTCGTCGAGTGACGCGACTTTCGGGACGACGAGGGCGTCGAGGCGCGCGTCGGGAGACAGCGCGTCGAGGTCGGCCGCGACGTCGCCGACCCGGACGGCGACCTCGCAGTCGGGGTCGAACGCCGGGTCGGCGAGCACGTCGCGGACCGCCCTCCGCGCCTCGGCTTTTCGCGGCGGGGCGACGGCGTCTTCGAGGTCGAAGACGATGGTGTCGGCACCGCTCCGGGGTGCCTTGCGCATCAGTTCCGGGCGGTCGCCGGGCGAGAAGAGGACGCTTCGGCGTGGCATGTCGGAGCGAAGGGCCGACACGTGCAAGAAGGTTGGTTTCGTCGGCAGTGGCACCCAGGCTTTTGTCCCCCTCGGCCGACCACGCGCCATGGCCGGCCGCTACTACGAGGAGTTCACGGAGGGCGAGCGAATCGAACATCAGAACCGCCGAACGATCTCGGAGGCGGACAACCAGCGCTTCTGCGACATGACGATGAACCAGCAGCCGCTGCATCTCGACCGGGAGTTCGCCGCGGACACCGAGTTCGGCGAGCGCCTGGTCAACGGCCTCTACACCATGAGCCTCGCGGTCGGGCTGACGATCCCCGAAACCACGGACGGAACGATCGTCGCGAACCTCTCGTACGACGATGTCTCTCATCCTGCGCCCGTGTTCCACGGCGACACGATCCGAGCCGTGTCGACCGTCACCGAAAAGAGGGAGACGTCCGATGGCGAGCGAGGCGTCGTGACGATGCACGTCGAGGTGTTCGATCAGGACGACGCGCTGGTCTGTTCGTTCGACCGAACGGTGTTGTCGCTGAAACGCCCCGAAGTGACGGAGAGCTGACGCCGGACCGTCTCAGACCTGGAGGATGAGCGTCGCGTTGATCGCCGAGGCGACGAGCCACGGGAGCGCGACACCGATCGGGACGACGGTTCGGTACTGCCGAGGGAGCGCTGTCCAGGCGACGAGCGCCATCGTCATCACGCTGCCTTTCAACAGGACCATCGCTTCGATCACGCCGAGCATCGAGAAGAACGACCGCGCGATCGGGTTCCCCTCCTGGAGACCGAGGCCGAGGCCGTAGTACGTCAGGACGACGTCGAGGACGAGAGCGACGACGGCGATCCCCCAGAGCCACGCGTCCGTCGAACGGGAGCCGACCCCGACGAGGGTCGGCGAGTCGGTAGCGTCGGCCGAGGAGAACTGGATGCGCGACATTAGGAGTGGCTGCTCTACTCAACAGGGGTATGGTACATCAGTATCCGCAACCTACCGGTTCGAACCGAGCCCGTAACGAGCCCTTACGCGATCGCTAAATCACGTAAGCAGTCGTTATGCCCCCCACAACGGGTGCATGAGACGCCTCAGAGCACGGTGCCGTGTTTCTTCTCCGGCAAGGACTTCTCGACGTCCTCGTAGAAGGCGAAGCGGGCGGCGAGTTCCGCCCGGAGATCCGACGGCGGGACCACTTCGTCGACGACCACTTCGCTCGCCATGCGGTGGACGGCGATGTCGCGCCGGTACTCCTCGCGGAGTTCGCGTTCGCGGGCCGCGCGCTCGTCGTCGTCCTCGATGTCGTCGAGCTTGTTCCGGTAGACGGCGTTGATCGCCGCCTCGGGACCCATGATCCCGATCTCTCCCGACGGAAGCCCGATGACGCTCTCGGGGTCGTACGCCGGGCCGCCCATCGCGTAGATCCCCGCCCCGTACGCCTTGCGGACGACCACCGTCTGTTTCGGCACCGTGGCGGAGGAGGTGGCGTAGATGAACTTCTTCCCCTGTTCGAGGATACCCTCCTTCTCGACCGCCGACCCGGCCATGAACCCTGGCGTGTCACACAGGTAGAGGAGGGGGATCTCGTAGGCGTCGCAGGTCCAGATGAACTCCGCCGCCTTCGACGCCGAGTCAGGGAAGATCGCCCCCGACCGCTGCGTGGGCTGGTTGGCGACGACGCCGACGGGCCGACCGTCGATCCGGGCGAACGCGGTGACGATCTCCGAGCCGTACTCCGGGCGGAGTTCGAGGAGCGACTCCGCGTCGACGACCCGGTCGAGCAGGTCGTGCACGTCGTACGGCTTCGTGGGCGACCCGGGGATGAGTTCGTCGATCCCCTCGGGGGAGTACGTCGGGGGTGTCGGGTCCGACTGAGGTGGGCGCTCCCCGGCGTGGTCGGGCAGATACGTGATCAGCTGTGCGACGAGTTCCCGGGCGTGCTCCTCGTCGCGCGCGACGAGGTCCGCACTCCCGGAGTGACGGGCGTGAACCGCCGGGCCGCCCAGGTCGTCCATCGAGATCTCCTCGCCCGTGACCATCTCGACCATTCTGGGAGACGCGATCGCCATCGCCGACATCCCCTCGACCATGACCGTGAAGTCCGCGAACATTGGGGTGTACGCCGCCCCGGCGATACACGGGCCGTAGAGCACACAGATCTGCGGGACCCTCCCCGACAGCATCGAGTGGTTGTAGTAGTACTTGCCGATCCCCTCCCGATTGGCGAAGAAGCCGGTCTGTTCGTCGATCCGGCCCCCCGACGAGTCCATCAGGTACAGCACGGGCCGCCCGCTCTTGAGTGCGCGCTGTTGCATCCGGAGGAACTTCTCCACCCCGCGGCGGGCCATCGACCCGGCCTTCACCGTGAAGTCGTTGGCCATGAAGTGGACGTCCCGGCCCTCGAACTCCGCCGCGCCGGTGAGCAGACCGTCGGCCGGGAGTCGACTGTCCGGGTCGGCCTCCGCGACCTCGGGCGAGTTCGGGTGCCACGCGTCGAAGTTGGCGAACCGACCGTCCTCGAACGTCGGCTCGCCGAACCAGCGTTCGAGACGGTCGCGGACGAACAGCTTTCCCTGATCGGCCAGCCGGTCGCGGTACTTCTGGGGGCCGCCCTCGTAGATGTCGGCGAGTTCCTCCCGGAGGCGTTCTTCGCGCTCCGTGGGACCGAGGTCGTCCTCGAGTGGATACGCTCGCTCGGGAGGGTCGGCGCTGGCGACGACGTCGCCGTCAGCGACGACCTCCACGGCGTCGCCGAGATGTTCGGCGAGGGCGGTGGCGATGGCGTGGGCCTCCTCCGTCGTGGCCCCCTCCCCGATGCGGACCTTCATGCTACGACCTGTGCCGGGTGGCGGGAAAAGTGGTGGTGGTGGTCGCGATCGGGCGCGTGGCGGCGTCGCCCGGGCGCTCACCTGGTCGAAGCGGTCTCGATCTCCCGCGAGAGGCGTGCGGCGGCCGACTCGACGTCGTCCGTGTTCTCGACGAGCGCGATAGGCGCGCCGACCGACGTCGCGTAGGCGAACGCCGCTGTCCGGCTCATCGACTGCTGGAACTCGATGCCGAGCCGGTCGTCCACGCGGTACGACCGATAGTCGCTGCCGGTCCGCCGATCCCGGATGACGTCGGGATCGGCCTCAACGAGGACGAACGCGTTGGGGTCGACCTCGGTCAGCACTTCGGGCGGGAGCCCCGGGACGAACCCCGCCGCGGTGGTGACGACGAGGTGCGTGTTGAGAACGACGTGCGTCTCGGGCTCGGAGGCGATGGCGGCGACGTACTCACCCATCAGGCGCTGGAGGCGGCGGAGTTCGCGGGGTCGCAGGTCGGCAAGGTCGTCGCGGCCGGAGACGTCGAACCCGCTGCCGAGCGCCTCCTCCAGCAACACGTCGCCCGTGTTCAACAGTTCGTACTGCTCGTCGAGCGACGCGACCGCGGCCTCTGTCACGCGCGAACTACCCACCCCGGGGACGCCCGAGACGACGGTCACGCTCATCAGAAGTGCACCTCCTCGGTCTCGATCCCGCCCTGTGCCCCGCGGTCGTCGTAGTGTTTGCGACCGATGTACTGGTCGCCGACGTTCGCGAACACCGTGTCGAACAGTTCGTCCGGACTCCCGAACGAGGGCTCGTCGGTCCGCCGGAGCACCT
This Salinigranum marinum DNA region includes the following protein-coding sequences:
- the pyrI gene encoding aspartate carbamoyltransferase regulatory subunit; translation: MSDHELRVSKIRNGTVIDHVAAGQALNVLAILGIDGSAGESVSVGMNVPSGRLGRKDILKVEDRELSPSEVDVLSLIAPEATINIVRGYEVVEKNRVERPDRVVGVLSCPNHNCITNANEPVDSKFAVLGEELRCEYCGTFVRESFADHIDAS
- the pyrB gene encoding aspartate carbamoyltransferase → MRHDHLISAAQLSRADVEAVLDRAAEIDADPAAVRERHAGTVLALCFFEPSTRTKMSFDTAMKRLGGETIDMGSVESSSVKKGESLADTVRVIEGYADALVLRHPSEGSAQMASEFVDVPLVNAGDGAGQHPSQTLLDLYTIRENAGLDDITVGVMGDLKYGRTVHSLSMALTNFDVRQHFVSPASLRLPQSVRYDLREAGAEVSEHEELAGILPELDVLYVTRIQRERFPDEREYRAVAGEYQIDLSTLAEAKESLTVMHPLPRVDEIDPAVDETAYANYFEQSHNGVPVRMALLDTLLDSP
- a CDS encoding DUF5789 family protein produces the protein MRLAETRNLFARTLSFPADRERVLDAVGKTELDAPYGDPETIEEVLRRTDEPSFGSPDELFDTVFANVGDQYIGRKHYDDRGAQGGIETEEVHF
- a CDS encoding MaoC family dehydratase, producing MAGRYYEEFTEGERIEHQNRRTISEADNQRFCDMTMNQQPLHLDREFAADTEFGERLVNGLYTMSLAVGLTIPETTDGTIVANLSYDDVSHPAPVFHGDTIRAVSTVTEKRETSDGERGVVTMHVEVFDQDDALVCSFDRTVLSLKRPEVTES
- a CDS encoding adenylate kinase — encoded protein: MSVTVVSGVPGVGSSRVTEAAVASLDEQYELLNTGDVLLEEALGSGFDVSGRDDLADLRPRELRRLQRLMGEYVAAIASEPETHVVLNTHLVVTTAAGFVPGLPPEVLTEVDPNAFVLVEADPDVIRDRRTGSDYRSYRVDDRLGIEFQQSMSRTAAFAYATSVGAPIALVENTDDVESAAARLSREIETASTR
- a CDS encoding acyl-CoA carboxylase subunit beta; amino-acid sequence: MKVRIGEGATTEEAHAIATALAEHLGDAVEVVADGDVVASADPPERAYPLEDDLGPTEREERLREELADIYEGGPQKYRDRLADQGKLFVRDRLERWFGEPTFEDGRFANFDAWHPNSPEVAEADPDSRLPADGLLTGAAEFEGRDVHFMANDFTVKAGSMARRGVEKFLRMQQRALKSGRPVLYLMDSSGGRIDEQTGFFANREGIGKYYYNHSMLSGRVPQICVLYGPCIAGAAYTPMFADFTVMVEGMSAMAIASPRMVEMVTGEEISMDDLGGPAVHARHSGSADLVARDEEHARELVAQLITYLPDHAGERPPQSDPTPPTYSPEGIDELIPGSPTKPYDVHDLLDRVVDAESLLELRPEYGSEIVTAFARIDGRPVGVVANQPTQRSGAIFPDSASKAAEFIWTCDAYEIPLLYLCDTPGFMAGSAVEKEGILEQGKKFIYATSSATVPKQTVVVRKAYGAGIYAMGGPAYDPESVIGLPSGEIGIMGPEAAINAVYRNKLDDIEDDDERAARERELREEYRRDIAVHRMASEVVVDEVVPPSDLRAELAARFAFYEDVEKSLPEKKHGTVL
- a CDS encoding CoA ester lyase, whose protein sequence is MPRRSVLFSPGDRPELMRKAPRSGADTIVFDLEDAVAPPRKAEARRAVRDVLADPAFDPDCEVAVRVGDVAADLDALSPDARLDALVVPKVASLDDVVDVVDVLESHDRSLPLFALVETATGVLNAATVASADAVDALVFGAEDFAASIGATRTEEGTEVLYARQRVLVAARAAGVDAIDTLVTDYEDDEALRDDTATTVRLGYDGKLAIHPRQVGIINESFTPDTDRVAWARRVLAARDDAEAAGRGVFSVDGEMIDAPLVAQAERVLERARAADTES
- a CDS encoding DUF5658 family protein, which gives rise to MSRIQFSSADATDSPTLVGVGSRSTDAWLWGIAVVALVLDVVLTYYGLGLGLQEGNPIARSFFSMLGVIEAMVLLKGSVMTMALVAWTALPRQYRTVVPIGVALPWLVASAINATLILQV
- a CDS encoding Glu/Leu/Phe/Val dehydrogenase, with translation MPDEANPFESLQEQIDDAAAFLDVPGDVVTRLKSPERVLEVTLSVEMDDGSLESFRGFRSQFNGDRGPYKGGIRYHPNVSRDEVKALSGWMVYKCAVVDIPYGGGKGGIVIDPRKYSEAELERVTRAFATELRPLIGPDKDIPAPDVNTGQQEMNWIKDTYEKLENTTAPGVITGKSIDNGGSAGRVEATGRSVMLAAREAFDYLDKEMEGATVAIQGYGNAGSVAAKLIEDAGATVVAVSDSSGAVFDSAGLDTRAVKGHKRETGAVTGYADATEEFSNEDLLTMDVDLLVPAALENAIDADLAERVEADVVVEAANGPVTPDADDVLTETDVTVVPDILANAGGVTVSYFEWVQNRQRFAWTEERVNDELERVIVGAFDRLVDAYETRDLPNFRTAAYVVAVQRVADAFGGAGSWP